The following DNA comes from Pleuronectes platessa chromosome 9, fPlePla1.1, whole genome shotgun sequence.
CACTGCCTTTTTATTATGGCAGgctttatatatactgtatgtcgCTGATGACCCCAAATGAGAGAAAACGGACCTCGAAGCCTGTTGCAAACCAGTTTGAGCGAACATGTCGTTCATTTCGGAAACCGCAGCAAAACAGTGTAAAAGATTTTGAGATTGACCGTGCCTCAGTTCTGTTTCTGAACACAACCTGCTAAATCCCTTCCACAGCAACATTCAGGTCAGGTGATTCAACATGGCTGTGACTCTATACTGCCATGTCTGAGACGGAACGTCAGTAAAACTTTGGATCAAAGTCAACTTTGACAAACACTGACGAGTCATGGTTGTATCTCTTTCAGGACATTAAGAAAAGAGCTGGAGAAAAGTTCCCCTTGCTTGGAAGCACCTGTAACCCCTCTTTGCCTTATGAGGTTACAGGTATATTTGGGTTTCGGTTTCAATTCACAGTTGGACCAGTTACCAGGATTCTAGGTTAACGCTCATGGAGCCCAGAATGGAACATCAACATtgaccacactcacacaaaatatGATTTCAAAACTGTATTGTTAACAACAATTTTCaacatggaaaataataaaatgcgcgcaaaataaaatagaaatagaaagaaaTGTCTTTATGGTCTTCTCTTCCTTGATATGAGCTCAGTTTGTATCGTTGGGGCCCTttgatctttgtgtttcctACCACACCGCAGGTTTGGGAGGTAGTTCAGTTGACTCTGTTCCTTAGTTCCGGCTCGCCATCTGGTTATCTCCAGCGGATGTCTGGAAGCCGCCTGGTGGCTATCCAGTGCTGGTCTCCTATCTATCGTCGACTACCGGTGTCGCTGATGTCCCCTCGACATCGAGCGTCACCAATTCAAATCCTTCACAAAAACCTGACCTGTAGAACAGGCCACATTCATACATATCAGTAAATTACAACAGGCCATTGTTTctcagttaaaataaataataacataaatatgacctatatattaatttaaatcaattaacaaaaatatattattcacATAGGTCTCACTTTACcagtgaatgaaataaaaaactcaaataacTCAAAATAGCCTTTTTTGCATCAATTGTCcgaattaaataatgaaacaagGTGTTAtccccctttttctctccttccataCAATGCACACAATAGCTTAACATTTAGAATTACCCCACGTTGTTAGCAGCTAACTCGTGCGTTAGCTCAAGTTCAATGCTCATTCGCCTTGGTCGCTACACTAGCGGCTAACGCACAAGGTATCAATTTAGCAATTAGCGACAAGTTagcactgacgcacacacacctctactCGACGCTCCCCACATTCAAAAGACACATTAAACTCACCGCCGAGCGGGCAACATCAACCGTGGACTGTTGAGTCAGCTCGCGGTGTTTTTTAACTACTTCTAGATATTTTCCAATCAGAGCGTTCCTCGTGCAACCGAACGGTGcgttctctcctctcccacacAGAGTTTTGCGTACCTGCAACGCCGCTGCACCGTGACGTCATGACGcacgtctctctcctctctccgacACAGTTAACCCCATAAATGCCAGCtatcgctctctcacacattcatacaaagtAATAGCGGACTTTTACTctttcttttaactttttcacAGCTTATGAAGCCTGGGCTACACTCTCCCCCCCTGAGCTCATGCCCGTCCCGGGACATGGCAAGGGTTGCGTAGTTACTACCTGGGaagttgaggaagaggagcctacAAAGTTCTCACCCAAAGCAGTGTCAACAACTGTGGATAAGTCACGAAGAAATGACTGCATCATAGCTAACAATGGGCTACCTAGTTCTGTGTATGTGAGTCGGTTAGGTTGGCCCTTAGTCCGAGTTGAATGTCGACCAGAACTAACCTGTTCTTGCTCTTGTGTATCAGATGTACATGTACCTACTGTCTGATTGTCACCAGTGTCACATGGAACGTCTGGAGATGTGTCACATTGTGTGTCAGTACAGTCATTTTCAGTAAAACCCATTGGTTCAGCCGTTGCGGCTATGTCAGTAATCGAATGTACAATGTCACTTGGCTGACTATCAGCCTGGTCAAGTACCAGAGAGGCGTCTGTAGTACAGTCAAGCCTAAAAGGTTGTTTGTCAATCTCAGGTAAATAATCAACACGCTGAACACTTGGAGTACTCTCAACAAGATGATCAAGTGGAAGTATCTGACGTTGTGCATCTTGCTCAAGGGATGTCCCTTGATTAAACTGAGCTGTGTTCTGAAAAGTTGGGACCTGAACACTTGAAGGATCCCTGAACCAGTAGATAGGAATgatctcatcttcctcctcgtccgAGGGGATTGTTTCATCTGGGGAAGGATTTGCACGAGTCGACGGCCTACGCTTGCCGGACTGTGGGACAGGATGGCTGTCCTCTGTTGGTAAGTAGCCACACGGAAGTAGTAAGTCCCTATGTAATGTCCTTAAAGGACCTTCACGGTTCTCAGGCTTCACTGTGTACACTGGGAGTGTTCCAGCTCTGCTTACCACAACATGGACAGTTGCTTCCCATTTATCAGAAATTTTGTGCTTTCCCCGTAAGCGGACATTTCTGATGAGAACTCGGTCTCCAATATCCAAGTCCGAAGCCGTTACACGCTTGTCATATCTTGTTTTGTTTCGACTTGCTGTTTTTGCAGCATTTGCTGTTGCCATTTTGTAGCTTTCCTGAAGACGAGACTTAAGAGTCTGAACATACTGAGAGTGCGACATGTGCTGACCACCCTGCACAGGCAAACCAAACGCGAGATCGACTGGTAAGCGAGGCTGGCGGCCGAACATGAGCTCGTATGGCGTGAACCCCGTCACCTCGTTCCTCGTACAATTGTACGCGTGAACTAGCGGTTTTACAAACTCACGCCACCGAGACTTCTCTTGATTCCCCAGGGTACCTAGCATGTTCAATAAGGTGCGATTGAACCGCTCAACAGGGTTCCCACGAGGGTGGTACGGAGTTGTCCTCACCTTATGTATTCTAGCTACTCTGCAAAGTTCCTTGATCATGTGGGACTCGAAATCAGGTCCCTGATCACTGTGGAGTCTTTCCGGGAACCCGTAATGTACAATGAAATTGTCCCACAGACACTTCGCCACAGTTCGGGCCTTTTGGTTGGGCGTTGGTATGGCAACCGCGAACTTCGTAAAGTGATCTGTGATGACAAGGATGTCTTTTGTTCCACTACTGTCGGGTTCCAAAGAAAGGAAATCCATGCAAAGTAACTCAAGAGGTCTCGTGGTGTTGATATTGACCAACGGTGCCGCTTTCTCTGGCAATGCCTTTCGGCGCACACATCTGCCACATGTTTTCACCTTCTTTTCAACATCTAAAGCCATCTTTGGCCAAAAGAACCTTGTTCTGGCAAGATCTAAGGTACGATCAGCACCCATGTGTCCCATGTGATCATGTAAGCTCACCAAGACCATGTCACGGAGCTCAGCTGGCAAGACCAGCTGATAAGAAGTCTGGGCGCCGACTTGCCGTCTTCGGTATAGCACATTATTGAGGAGCTCAAGACGCTGTAGCTCTCTCAATAAGAGTGGAAGTTCTGGGAGTTCGCTCCGTAGCGTGGGAGGTGGCTTCTCCCCGCACTCAAGTTGGTAAATAACATGCTTCAAACACTGATCAGCCCTTTGTTTGCTCGCTAACTCAACTTCAGTTAAGTGAGGGATGAAAGGCAATCCTCCAAGCTGGTCCTCTTTCCCATAGCTGTCAGGTACAGCTCTCGTGGAGGTGGTAAGAGTTTCGACCAAAGTAGCACCACCATGAACATAAAGATTGTCACTGTAGACAAATTGCCTCTCACAAATGGCTTGAACAACAGCTTGGTCGACAGCATCGATACTGTCCGGGTCAGAGAGATGGTCGCGCGCGAACTGACAAATCCGTTCCCTCTCCTTCAGCGACTTGGGATCGTCTGACAGTTCGCCATGAGGTCTGCGCGACAGTCCGTCGGCATCTGAGTTTTGTTTTCCCGGTCTGTACACAAGCTTGAATGAAAAGGTAGACAAGGTTGCAAGCCATCTATAACTCGTTGCGTCGAGTTTTGCAGTGGTCAAGATATACGTTAATGGGTTATTGTCAGTAACTACAGTGAAGTGATTTCCATAAAGATAGTCACAGAATTTTTCAGCGACTGACCACTTAAGTGCCAAGAATTCCAGCTTATGGGCTGGGTACCGGCTCTCACTCCGCGATAGCCCCCTGCTCGCATAAGCTATGACCCGGAGCTGACCTTCTTGTTCTTGATAAAGAACAGCACCAAGGCCGCTGGTGCTGGCATCGGTATGTAGTACATACGGCTTTTGAGGATCGGCGAAGCCCAATACCGGAGCGGTGGTAAGCGCTTCAATGACCTGCTTAAATGCCTGCTGACAAGCAGGTGTCCAACGACCGCCAAAGGGTGCCTTTGGGTCATGGTAAGTCTGATCGGTTGATGGTTTCAAGTTGGATTTCTTACGTGGAGGTGGGTACCCGGAGGTCAGGCCGTGCAAGGACTTCACGATGTCAGAGTAACCCTTCACAAACCTCCTGTAGTACCCTGCAAAACCCAAGAATGACCTCAATTCTCGCAGGTTTCGGGGGACTGGCCAGGTTTTGAGAGAAGCAACCTTCTCTGGGTCAGTTTCAACCCCGTTCCTGGAAACGACATGTCCGAGATATCGGACAGATGTTTGAAAGAAAGAACACTTCTCAGGTGAGAGTTTTAGACCAAACTCCTTCAGACGACCAAGAACTTTCATAAGTCGGGTTTCATGCTCCTCCAAGGTCTTTGAGAAGATGATCAGATCGTCTAGGAAAACCAAGACTTCCTGCAAATGCATATCGCCCATGCATTTCTCCATTAACCTTTGAAAGGTACTTGGTGCGTTTGTCACACCCTGAGGCATCCTATTGAACTCCCAAAACCCAAGCGGGCATACGAATGCTGTCTTGGATTTGTCTTTCTCCTCGACTTCAATCTGGTAATAACCAGACTTCAAATCGAGGACCGAAAACCACTGAGAACCTGAAAGTGCAGAGAAGGTGTCTTCAAGCTTGGGAAGTGCGTATGCATCCTTTATTGTCTGCAGGTTCAGCTTGCGGTAGTCAATGCAGAGTCTGACGGTACCGTTCTTCTTCTTGACAACCACGATTGGGGACGAAAAAGGTGACTCAGATTCCCTAATTACCCCAGTTTGTAAAAGCTCTTGGATATGCTTGCGAACAGCTTCAACATCAGCTGGATGTATTGGCCGAGGCCGCTGCTTGAAAGGAGTCTCATCCGAAAGCTTAATGTGATGTGCCACTTTATCTGTTCGCCCAAAATCCAAGTCGTGTTGCGCAAACACTTCTGGCATGTTATGAAGTTTCTCGACAATGCGCTCTTTCCAATCGGGTGGGATAGGCGAATTCCCAAAGTTGAAGTGCAAGTTTGACTTCTGAGATGACTCAGCATCGGCTGGTTGATTCACTTGCTGTTGGGACAAGACGCTCTGGTAAGTACCGATGTCTGCAAGTTTACACCCTGCAGGGATGATCACATCATGTTCAGATACATTACTAACGATGACTGGAAGCTTGAAGGGTCGCTGGTTGGGAAAGTCAACCAAGCAAGACTTCACTATTAACCCGCCAGGCAaagtagatgaagatgaatgcTCAACAACAACAGTCTTCTCATTCTGGAAGTCGTTAGCTACAGTGAAACCTTCGATGACAACGGTCTTTCCAGCCGGAACGACCTCTGGTTTCTTTTCTTGTAGCTTCACCATGCCATGGCTATTGCTAGCCTGTCTGCGCCTGAGTTCAAGGACCTTGATCACAGCTTGGTAGCCGTAATGGGCTGGCTGATAGTTGGTTGAATCACCTTCTGAAAATGTGTCATACAAGACATCCATGGTGTTGGTGCCTATAAGCACAAGAGACTGTGAGGTGGCCCTGATATCAGGCACAACCAAAGCAAGGGTAGGTACCTCGATCGAAACACCAAGCAACGCCTGTGGAAAGACAACTGTCATTTCAATGTAACCTTGGTAGGGCACGGATTGTCCGTTTGCTCCCTCTACCTCTAGGAGATCGTGCAAGGGTTTGATTTCTTGTTCGGCTAGGTGCTGTTCATAAAATGAATGAGGAATAGTGGTGACCTGTGAACCTGTATCAAGTAGACAGTTAACTTGTTTACCGTTGATGGTCACTTCAGCTGTACTTCTGGTACCTACCAACCCAGAAGGAAGCTTAAAGGAGTGGTTTCTTTTAGAGTGTTCTGAAATGGTAAACTTTTGAACCTTGTATTTCTTTGAGGAACGTGGTAGCTTCTCTTCAGCCCCTGTCTGCCCCACGACAGAGACTGAATCTAGTTTAAAGGTAAGTCAGGGCGGTTCTGTTGTTCCCACCTGTGCTGTCTTTCCTctaatttttttctcttttcagtcaCTAAAGTCGGGTTTGAGTCATTGGTGCAAAATGTTGATACGTGTCCATCCTCCCCACAACTAAAACAATACCAAGgtctgggtttgtttgtgtagTTCTTTCTTGGTTGTTTCGTCATGTCTGGTTTTGTACTGTGTGATGTTGACactctgctttgtgtttttcctgcagccCCTCTATCACTAAACCCCCCAGGCGTCCTCTGAGCCATTAAGGTGGTTAGCTGACTCTGGAGGCTAGCTACCTGCTTCCTAAGATCGTCAATAGCACTGGGCTGGGTCTCTGGGTTCTCTGTTGGCTCAACAATACAGCTACTTTGTGACTGGAGCTGAACTCTCTGCCTTGTGGAACCTACATGCTTCCTCATGCGACTAGCTTTTACTGCCTGTCTGTCCTCCTCAGTACGTAGCATTAGCAAAAGCTCTGAGAACGGAGGTGGAAGATTTTTCTTCTGCTCAAGTTGTAAACTAGAGAGCAGAGCAGTGTCCCAGCATCCTCTAcaaaactgtttgaggaggtgtTTACCTACTTCCCCTGGTACGACCCCCCCTCTCTTAACAGCCTGGTTGAGCGTGAGCTGCAACCGCTGCAGGTAAGCTGATGGCTTCTCGCCTGGATCCTGGAGAGTACTCATGAATTGAGCAAACAGCTCTTCTCCATCTTCAACTGCACCAAAAGCAGAATCTAGAAGTTGCAAATAGGCTGAAGGCAATGAATTGGAGCACAAGCCTCTTACCACATCTGCTGCAGGTGAAAGCAAACTCTCCAAGATCCTTCGAGACACTTGAAGAGGAGACATACTGGGATCATTCAAGAGAAGGTCAATGTGCGAACGCCAAGTATCATAGTCCACTTCACTATTCGGTCTGGGAATTTTCCCTGAAAATGAGCGAAGTCGGACTGGGAATGAAGAGGAAGAACCTGCATCCCCCCTCCTCACAATGTGTTCAACCACAACTTTCTGAACCTCTGGTGGATTGACGTCACTCGCAGAAAGGGATAGGACTCTTCTTTGATCAACAACTGGTGCTGACATAGCACTGTTTTCACCACTGTCATCCTGAGGGGGACCTGAGAAAGGACTGGTGGGCTGTGGGGACTCTACAGGAAACTCACCGAGTACTAGAGGCGACGGCTCGTTTGCAGATTGCATGCTTTCAACATCACTACCGATAtgcatcatcatctctcttaaGACTGCTTCGTAGTCTTTGCCGCTTAGCTTTGCTAGCTCTTTTAGCTCTGTCAGGTAAGTTTTTGTAGCACTGCTACCTAGCTTAGAAGTGTAAACACTACTTAAAGCCTCAACATTGTACACAACATTTGAATCACtttttagtgtgtgtctgtatggtAAAAGTGACTGCATAGCTTGTACAGCTGAGCCACTAGCGTACTCGACGATCAGGTTTTTGTGTAGATCAGAAGACTCATCCTCAACCAAAAGAGTGCGCTGAATGGCACCATACTTCTTAAGGAAATCAATCACTTCTTCAACCTGAACTGACTCAGTTATTCCATCAACGATGACTGCGTTGGGAATTTTAACACTTGACCTCTGGATAAAATCCATGTTTGAATAAAGCAATATTGATGTCACCTAACTGGGCTCCTGGCTGGCTCGCCACTTACTGTAACCCCTCTTTGCCTTATGAGGTTACAGGTATATTTGGGTTTCGGTTTCAATTCACAGTTGGACCAGTTACCAGGATTCTAGGTTAACGCTCATGGAGCCCAGAATGGAACATCAACATtgaccacactcacacaaaatatGATTTCAAAACTGTATTGTTAACAACAATTTTCaacatggaaaataataaaatgcgcgcaaaataaaatagaaatagaaagaaaTGTCTTTATGGTCTTCTCTTCCTTGATATGAGCTCAGTTTGTATCGTTGGGGCCCTttgatctttgtgtttcctACCACACCGCAGGTTTGGGAGGTAGTTCAGTTGACTCTGTTCCTTAGTTCCGGCTCGCCATCTGGTTATCTCCAGCGGATGTCTGGAAGCCGCCTGGTGGCTATCCAGTGCTGGTCTCCTATCTATCGTCGACTACCGGTGTCGCTGATGTCCCCTCGACATCGAGCGTCACCAATTCAAATCCTTCACAAAAACCTGACCTGTAGAACAGGCCACATTCATACATATCAGTAAATTACAACAGGCCATTGTTTctcagttaaaataaataataacataaatatgacctatatattaatttaaatcaattaacaaaaatatattattcacATAGGTCTCACTTTACcagtgaatgaaataaaaaactcaaataacTCAAAATAGCCTTTTTTGCATCAATTGTCcgaattaaataatgaaacaagGTGTTAtccccctttttctctccttccataCAATGCACACAATAGCTTAACATTTAGAATTACCCCACGTTGTTAGCAGCTAACTCGTGCGTTAGCTCAAGTTCAATGCTCATTCGCCTTGGTCGCTACACTAGCGGCTAACGCACAAGGTATCAATTTAGCAATTAGCGACAAGTTagcactgacgcacacacacctctactCGACGCTCCCCACATTCAAAAGACACATTAAACTCACCGCCGAGCGGGCAACATCAACCGTGGACTGTTGAGTCAGCTCGCGGTGTTTTTTAACTACTTCTAGATATTTTCCAATCAGAGCGTTCCTCGTGCAACCGAACGGTGcgttctctcctctcccacacAGAGTTTTGCGTACCTGCAACGCCGCTGCACCGTGACGTCATGACGcacgtctctctcctctctccgacACAGTTAACCCCATAAATGCCAGCtatcgctctctcacacattcatacaaagtAATAGCGGACTTTTACTctttcttttaactttttcacAGCTTATGAAGCCTGGGCTACACACCACTCCACAAAGCTTGAGCTCTCTAACACAGAAAAAAACGGGTGCTGTTTTCCACAAAGGATAAAGTAAACCAGGATGCCACTCTACCATGTCTTCAATGAATATCATGCCACTTAAATGGTGAAGATCTAAAGAGGATAATccagcaaaacacaaaacaaggaaTGTGACGGTCAAGTACTTCAGTCTGAATGAGACTAGAAAAATACCTTTCTGCAAAGTGTCATTCATGAGTATTTTTAACTACCAACTATTGCTTAATTTGATAATATTGAAGATAGCTATTTTTCAGTTGCTTTCTATTTGTCTACATAGCTTTCAGGCTGTTATGAACACACCACCTTGATAATGGTGAATCCCCCTCCCCCTTGTGTAATCGGCCATGGTGATGGTGTGTTACTGTAGACACTGTGACACGCCAGCTGGGTCGTCATCACCCAGCCCGGGTTTAGACAGACACTCGACGAGAGGAGAACACAAACAGCGGCTGCTGATAATGAGCTTACATAGCAGCTCTTCCTATTTACAAGGAAATTGCTGCAGAGAGCTGAACCAGCTCCTCACCTGCTGACTCATTTCACAACTCacgcacatccacacacacacacactacacacagcagacaggcaAAAACACACCAAGGTTATTATAGGTGAATGATATTAAAACGAGCAAGCTAAACAAAAACTCAACtaaagtgctgtgtgtgtgtgtgtgtgtgtgtgtgtgtgtgtgtgtgtggatgagtaGAGCTGAGattgttttattgcttttgtaaaaaaaaaaaaggcaaattctAGCATACTACTGGAGCTCCAAACTCTCAACTGTGAAACCTGCGGCTTTTCTTGGCCTTTGAATTAACGATATGTAAAAAATCAATAAAGGATACCGTGGAGGTTTTTTTCCAGCACAATAATTACTTTCTGACATTTCATTGACCAAAGAATCAATCTACTGATCTGAAAAATGAAGATGATATGAATAATACAAATGATTGTTTCAGCCCCTCTAGTGTGTAACATtttgaataaatgaaataaaataataattactgcCTGCAAATTagctcaaataaaataaatgaattaatcaagtatgagtttatgaaattaaatcttTACTGAGTCTGTTAGCAAAGTGGGACCGCCACTCTGACCCATTTCAGGGGCCGGCGACTTTGAAAGATTGCGTCACAGCGACTACGCTG
Coding sequences within:
- the LOC128447742 gene encoding paraneoplastic antigen Ma3 homolog codes for the protein MDFIQRSSVKIPNAVIVDGITESVQVEEVIDFLKKYGAIQRTLLVEDESSDLHKNLIVEYASGSAVQAMQSLLPYRHTLKSDSNVVYNVEALSSVYTSKLGSSATKTYLTELKELAKLSGKDYEAVLREMMMHIGSDVESMQSANEPSPLVLGEFPVESPQPTSPFSGPPQDDSGENSAMSAPVVDQRRVLSLSASDVNPPEVQKVVVEHIVRRGDAGSSSSFPVRLRSFSGKIPRPNSEVDYDTWRSHIDLLLNDPSMSPLQVSRRILESLLSPAADVVRGLCSNSLPSAYLQLLDSAFGAVEDGEELFAQFMSTLQDPGEKPSAYLQRLQLTLNQAVKRGGVVPGEVGKHLLKQFCRGCWDTALLSSLQLEQKKNLPPPFSELLLMLRTEEDRQAVKASRMRKHVGSTRQRVQLQSQSSCIVEPTENPETQPSAIDDLRKQVASLQSQLTTLMAQRTPGGFSDRGAAGKTQSRVSTSHSTKPDMTKQPRKNYTNKPRPWYCFSCGEDGHVSTFCTNDSNPTLVTEKRKKLEERQHRWEQQNRPDLPLN